The sequence below is a genomic window from Leptospira dzoumogneensis.
CATACGAACAATTTAAGGCTACATATGCGGAATCAGAATCTTCTACAAATAAACTCATCCAAAAATATCTGATCTACTAAGGTTTTGTATTAAAATTTCGAAAGATAAATTATGAGAATTAGATTCGCTATTATAGTATTGATCTCTTCCTTCTCCATTTTCGCAGAAAATGAAAGGGGAGAATGGAAAGAATACGGGCTGAAAGAAGTTTTAGGCCGTTTGAAATTTTATGCGTTCGCTAAGATTGCACAAAGTGTTCGCACTGGAGCATCTTTCGACCAAGAATTGTATGTAAAAGAAACTGCATGTGAGGAGGACTTTCCTAAACTAGAAGGAAATTTCCAATGTGCATTACTTAAGACGTCTACCTTCGAAGATAAATTAGCGGAAAATTCGCAGCCTTCAACTCCGAGTGCCGCCTCTGCAACCAACGGTTTGACTCCGAGTAAAACGATACCTTCTATCCCAATAAAAGCAAAATGGTATGAGGGAAGAACACTCGCAGGTAAAGGAGTTCTTTCTGTTCCCGGTAAAGATGGTCAGAGCGATCTGAAATTATTCTATCATACAGATGGAAGATTAAGTCATTATTCTTATGAAGATAAAATAGTGGTTTTTGACTGGAAAGGCCAGGAGTTAAGCACTATTCTAACTGTAAAAGTGGATCCTAAATTGAGACCGCTTGGTGGTAAGGAATATTTTTTCCCATGAAAGAACTCTCTTCCGGTTTTTTAAGAATGATGGACCACGAAGGTATCGACCCGGTAGAATATATCTGGGTAGTAGCTTCTTATCCTTCTGAATCCGGAAAACAAGAGGCACAACTTGTTCCTGCAAATTTTAAGATAGGAAGTCTTGTTGGCAAAAGAGTAAAACTTGAATTTACCGGAAAGATCCGTTGTGTGAACTGCGGAAAAGTCACAAGTAAAAGTTTTAACCAAGGAAGTTGTTTTCAATGCTTCCAAACATTAGCGGAGAATGATCTATGTATTCTTCGTCCGGAGACCTGCCATTTTCATTTAGGAACTTGCAGGGAACCTGAATGGGGAGAAGGTTACTGCTTCCAAAAACATACTGTGTATCTTGCAAATACCAGCGGATTAAAAGTGGGGATCACTCGTGAAAAACCGGTCTCCAATCGTTGGGTGGACCAAGGTGCCCAAGAAGCAATTCCGTTATTAGAAGTTACTTCCAGAAGAGATGCAGGTCTTATCGAAAAACAATTTACCACTGTTATAGATGATAAAACCAAATGGCAGAAGATGGTAACAGAAGATTCAGTTCCATTCGATTTGATCTCTAAAAAGAAAGAGCTTCTTGAGGTTCTGGATTCCTGGGACCTAGGAGTTCCTTATACCGAGTCCAATGAGCAGAATATTACAAAATTAAGTTATCCTATTTCAGAATATCCTAAAAAATCCAAATCCTTCTCCCCCGATAAGGAGAAGGAAATAGATTCCAAATTACTCGGTATCAAAGGGCAA
It includes:
- a CDS encoding LIC_11883 family protein, encoding MRIRFAIIVLISSFSIFAENERGEWKEYGLKEVLGRLKFYAFAKIAQSVRTGASFDQELYVKETACEEDFPKLEGNFQCALLKTSTFEDKLAENSQPSTPSAASATNGLTPSKTIPSIPIKAKWYEGRTLAGKGVLSVPGKDGQSDLKLFYHTDGRLSHYSYEDKIVVFDWKGQELSTILTVKVDPKLRPLGGKEYFFP
- a CDS encoding DUF2797 domain-containing protein; translated protein: MKELSSGFLRMMDHEGIDPVEYIWVVASYPSESGKQEAQLVPANFKIGSLVGKRVKLEFTGKIRCVNCGKVTSKSFNQGSCFQCFQTLAENDLCILRPETCHFHLGTCREPEWGEGYCFQKHTVYLANTSGLKVGITREKPVSNRWVDQGAQEAIPLLEVTSRRDAGLIEKQFTTVIDDKTKWQKMVTEDSVPFDLISKKKELLEVLDSWDLGVPYTESNEQNITKLSYPISEYPKKSKSFSPDKEKEIDSKLLGIKGQYLLFEDVVINIRAYGGYEIRLYSE